A single genomic interval of Brevibacillus brevis harbors:
- a CDS encoding DUF1850 domain-containing protein: MVFIQAVTKGRGRTLFRLFSFFLLVIVIYVGISTPLIHALVIRDTRSNQVVWSANIQDEASFGIRWTHSIHLSTIEEQYRIVDGQIILSEMSFHDYGIGMENELAPGEELVLADGRFHIRNMQRSFPAIRLFIGQVRANHTLLFAGQDIPLSLIDKPGEAITIQAEKRSILSELGGY; this comes from the coding sequence ATGGTTTTTATCCAGGCAGTAACAAAGGGAAGAGGGCGGACGTTGTTCCGCCTTTTCTCCTTCTTTCTTCTCGTCATTGTCATTTATGTGGGCATCTCCACTCCGCTGATTCACGCTCTGGTTATCCGGGATACACGGTCGAATCAGGTGGTTTGGAGTGCCAATATCCAGGATGAAGCATCCTTTGGCATCCGCTGGACTCATTCTATTCATCTCTCCACAATCGAGGAGCAATACCGGATTGTAGACGGTCAAATTATTTTATCGGAGATGAGCTTTCACGACTATGGTATCGGCATGGAAAATGAATTGGCTCCCGGCGAGGAGCTGGTTCTGGCCGATGGACGATTCCACATTCGCAATATGCAGCGCTCTTTTCCTGCCATACGGCTTTTTATCGGGCAAGTACGGGCTAATCATACGTTGCTTTTCGCTGGACAGGATATTCCGTTGAGCTTGATCGACAAGCCGGGAGAAGCCATTACGATTCAGGCAGAAAAGCGATCCATTCTGAGCGAGTTAGGAGGTTACTAG
- a CDS encoding TAXI family TRAP transporter solute-binding subunit: MNKRHFLLSLTLLLSMSLMTACGGGNSTQGGTGGGSADPSQLIIATGGTGGTYFPLGGGMADHITKNAGITATAQATGASAENIRLIRDKKADIAFTQNDIAEYASKGTNMFQQDGKIDSFQALGALYDETIQIVVSADSNIKSVADLKDKRVSVGAPGSGTEVNAQQILEAYGMTFEDTKLQRLSFADSAKAIQDGQLDAAFQTAGTPTAAITELAATTGVKIIPIDADKIDAIIAKYPYYVKTTVPANTYQTVPEEVTTVSVKSMLLIRSDLSEDLVYKVTKAIFENSDKLGHAKAKEIKLENVKNGVSIPVHPGAQKYFDEKGVK; this comes from the coding sequence TTGAATAAGCGTCATTTTCTTCTCTCGCTCACACTGCTTCTGTCCATGTCGCTCATGACGGCATGTGGTGGCGGCAACTCGACACAAGGAGGTACAGGTGGAGGAAGCGCCGATCCTTCCCAACTAATCATTGCAACAGGCGGTACAGGCGGCACTTATTTCCCACTCGGTGGTGGCATGGCTGACCATATCACGAAAAATGCTGGCATCACTGCTACTGCTCAAGCCACAGGCGCTTCAGCAGAAAATATTCGCCTCATTCGTGATAAAAAGGCGGACATTGCCTTCACGCAAAACGACATTGCCGAGTATGCGTCTAAGGGAACGAACATGTTCCAGCAAGACGGTAAAATTGATTCCTTCCAAGCACTGGGCGCTCTCTACGATGAGACCATCCAAATCGTCGTCTCTGCTGACAGCAATATAAAAAGCGTTGCCGATTTGAAAGACAAGCGCGTATCCGTAGGCGCTCCGGGAAGCGGCACAGAAGTGAACGCTCAGCAAATTTTGGAAGCATACGGTATGACCTTTGAAGATACCAAGCTCCAGCGTCTCTCCTTTGCTGACTCTGCCAAAGCCATTCAGGACGGTCAATTGGATGCTGCCTTCCAAACTGCCGGTACACCTACCGCAGCAATCACGGAGCTGGCAGCGACAACTGGCGTAAAAATCATTCCAATTGACGCGGACAAAATCGATGCAATCATCGCCAAATACCCTTACTACGTAAAGACAACAGTCCCTGCCAATACATACCAAACCGTTCCAGAAGAAGTGACAACCGTCTCCGTCAAATCGATGCTCTTGATTCGCTCCGATCTCAGTGAAGACCTCGTGTACAAAGTAACAAAGGCGATCTTTGAGAACAGCGACAAGCTCGGTCACGCCAAAGCCAAGGAAATCAAACTGGAGAACGTGAAGAACGGCGTCAGCATCCCTGTTCACCCAGGTGCCCAAAAGTACTTCGACGAAAAAGGCGTGAAGTAA
- a CDS encoding sensor histidine kinase, whose protein sequence is MRETISILLLMLIAVPIAGELKFHPFQDDFRISFGTTAFFFFLLWLRPSLVAGIVTGIIVVLFRIVLDFLCGDVFSFLSSLQMHFPAFCYYATFACLFSLFRVNTLHHRPLWVGLLGTGAEIAANLVELSFRAVSLEGVLRLEVVGPIAVIALIRSFFVLSFFNMIQLRQAKWMEKQQRNRNEQMLMLISNLYEEAVLLKKTLHQVEEITRDCYELYREMNEVEHKDGTTNKRYAKRLLSLAGQVHEVKKDNQRIYAGLSKLISDEKERDYMPLGELIAIIVQGQRKYAKLLEKDIQFETNVEVPYLACHIYTTLSLINNLVGNSVEAIRDRGMVSIVASIDESREWIHFVVTDDGPGIVVKDKELLFMPGFTTKYDVSGRPSTGIGLSYVKEVTASLQGMIDLSEDLCGQTTQFCIRLPIATLIQKG, encoded by the coding sequence ATGAGAGAGACCATTTCGATCCTGCTGCTTATGCTCATTGCTGTCCCGATTGCCGGGGAGCTCAAATTTCATCCGTTTCAAGATGATTTTCGCATTAGCTTTGGTACAACGGCTTTTTTCTTTTTTTTATTGTGGCTGCGTCCTTCTTTAGTGGCAGGGATAGTAACAGGAATAATTGTTGTTCTATTTAGAATAGTCTTGGATTTTTTGTGTGGCGATGTCTTTTCATTTCTGTCATCTCTTCAGATGCACTTCCCCGCATTTTGCTATTACGCTACCTTTGCTTGTCTATTCTCGCTCTTTCGCGTTAATACACTACATCATCGACCGCTTTGGGTGGGATTGTTGGGGACAGGCGCAGAAATAGCAGCCAATTTGGTAGAGCTGTCCTTTCGTGCTGTGTCCTTGGAGGGAGTCTTAAGGCTGGAGGTCGTAGGGCCGATTGCTGTCATTGCATTAATACGCAGTTTTTTTGTTCTTAGTTTTTTCAATATGATTCAGCTGCGTCAGGCGAAATGGATGGAAAAGCAACAGCGCAATCGAAACGAGCAGATGTTGATGCTCATCTCCAATTTGTACGAGGAAGCAGTTCTTCTAAAAAAGACATTGCATCAGGTTGAGGAAATCACGCGCGACTGCTATGAGCTGTATCGCGAGATGAACGAGGTGGAACACAAGGATGGGACGACGAACAAGCGATACGCGAAGCGACTGCTGTCCCTTGCTGGGCAAGTGCATGAAGTGAAAAAGGACAATCAACGCATATATGCAGGCCTCTCCAAGCTGATTTCTGACGAGAAAGAACGTGACTATATGCCACTGGGCGAATTAATAGCCATCATTGTTCAGGGGCAACGAAAGTACGCGAAGCTGTTGGAGAAGGACATTCAGTTTGAAACGAATGTGGAGGTGCCGTATCTCGCTTGCCACATTTACACGACACTCTCACTCATCAACAATCTGGTCGGCAACAGTGTCGAAGCCATCCGCGACCGGGGGATGGTATCGATCGTGGCTTCGATTGACGAGAGTCGGGAGTGGATTCATTTTGTTGTAACCGATGATGGGCCAGGCATTGTGGTGAAGGACAAGGAGCTCTTGTTCATGCCTGGATTTACTACCAAATACGACGTATCAGGCAGGCCATCCACGGGAATTGGGCTATCCTACGTCAAGGAAGTGACAGCCAGTCTCCAAGGAATGATTGATTTATCCGAGGACTTATGCGGACAAACAACACAGTTTTGTATTCGCCTGCCAATCGCAACTCTGATTCAGAAAGGGTGA